One window of Felis catus isolate Fca126 chromosome D4, F.catus_Fca126_mat1.0, whole genome shotgun sequence genomic DNA carries:
- the ZDHHC12 gene encoding palmitoyltransferase ZDHHC12 isoform X1 — MAPWALLSPGVLVRSGHTVLTWGITLVLFLHDTALRQWEEQGELLLPLTFLLLVLGSLLLYLAVSLMDPGYVNVQPQPQEEVKEEQTAMVPQAIPLRRCRYCLVLQPLRARHCRECRRCVRRYDHHCPWMENCVGERNHPLFVAYLALQLVVLLWGLYLAWSGLHFFQPWGLWLRSSGLLLATFLLLSLFSLVAGLLLASHLYLVASNTTTWEFISSHRIAYLRQRPGNPFDRGLTRNLAHFFCGWPSGSWETLWAEGEEEGEEGSSQAV; from the exons ATGGCTCCCTGGGCGCTCCTCAGCCCTGGGGTCCTGGTGCGGAGCGGGCATACTGTGCTGACCTGGGGGATCACGCTGGTGCTCTTCCTGCACGATACCG CACTGCGGCAGTGGGAAGAGCAGGGGGAGCTACTCCTGCCCCTTACCTTCCTGCTCCTCGTGCTGGGTTCCCTGCTGCTCTACCTGGCCGTGTCGCTCATGGACCCGGGCTATGTGAATGTCCAGCCCCAGCCGCAG GAGGAGGTCAAGGAGGAGCAGACAGCCATGGTTCCTCAAGCCATCCCCCTTCGGCGCTGCAGATACTGCCTGGTGCTG CAGCCCCTGCGGGCCCGGCACTGCCGTGAGTGCCGTCGCTGCGTCCGCCGCTACGACCACCACTGCCCCTGGATGGAGAACTGCGTGGGGGAGCGCAACCACCCGCTCTTCGTGGCCTACCTGGCGCTGCAGCTGGTGGTGCTTCTGTGGGGCCTGTACCTGGCATG GTCTGGCCTCCATTTCTTCCAGCCCTGGGGGCTCTGGCTGCGGTCCAGCGGGCTGCTGTTGGCCACCTTCCTGctgctctccctcttctctttggtGGCGGGCCTGCTCCTCGCCTCGCACCTCTACCTGGTGGCCAGCAACACCACCACCTGGGAGTTCATCTCCTCGCACCGCATCGCCTACCTCCGCCAGCGCCCCGGCAACCCCTTCGACCGCGGCCTGACCCGCAACCTGGCCCACTTCTTCTGCGGATGGCCCTCAGGGTCCTGGGAGACCCTGTGGGccgagggggaggaggagggggaggagggcagcagcCAGGCGGTGTAG
- the ZDHHC12 gene encoding palmitoyltransferase ZDHHC12 isoform X2, whose protein sequence is MAPWALLSPGVLVRSGHTVLTWGITLVLFLHDTALRQWEEQGELLLPLTFLLLVLGSLLLYLAVSLMDPGYVNVQPQPQEEVKEEQTAMVPQAIPLRRCRYCLVLQPLRARHCRECRRCVRRYDHHCPWMENCVGERNHPLFVAYLALQLVVLLWGLYLACPGGSGCGPAGCCWPPSCCSPSSLWWRACSSPRTSTWWPATPPPGSSSPRTASPTSASAPATPSTAA, encoded by the exons ATGGCTCCCTGGGCGCTCCTCAGCCCTGGGGTCCTGGTGCGGAGCGGGCATACTGTGCTGACCTGGGGGATCACGCTGGTGCTCTTCCTGCACGATACCG CACTGCGGCAGTGGGAAGAGCAGGGGGAGCTACTCCTGCCCCTTACCTTCCTGCTCCTCGTGCTGGGTTCCCTGCTGCTCTACCTGGCCGTGTCGCTCATGGACCCGGGCTATGTGAATGTCCAGCCCCAGCCGCAG GAGGAGGTCAAGGAGGAGCAGACAGCCATGGTTCCTCAAGCCATCCCCCTTCGGCGCTGCAGATACTGCCTGGTGCTG CAGCCCCTGCGGGCCCGGCACTGCCGTGAGTGCCGTCGCTGCGTCCGCCGCTACGACCACCACTGCCCCTGGATGGAGAACTGCGTGGGGGAGCGCAACCACCCGCTCTTCGTGGCCTACCTGGCGCTGCAGCTGGTGGTGCTTCTGTGGGGCCTGTACCTGGCATG CCCTGGGGGCTCTGGCTGCGGTCCAGCGGGCTGCTGTTGGCCACCTTCCTGctgctctccctcttctctttggtGGCGGGCCTGCTCCTCGCCTCGCACCTCTACCTGGTGGCCAGCAACACCACCACCTGGGAGTTCATCTCCTCGCACCGCATCGCCTACCTCCGCCAGCGCCCCGGCAACCCCTTCGACCGCGGCCTGA